In Pseudomonas glycinae, the DNA window CTACCGCAGCCGTGGTTTTGAAGACGAGCCGAAGCGCGGCCTGCGCATTGATGTGATTCTGGCGTCCCACGGTTTGCTGCCACGGGTGAAAGCCGCCGGCGTCGACTATGAACTGCGCGGGATGGAAAAGCCTTCGGACCATGCGCCGATCTGGCTGGAATTGAGCTGACCCGCTTGAAGCAGAAGATCACAGCCAGCGGTTGTGATCTTCTGCCCTGTCATCTTTCAGCAACCTCACTGACTTAATCTCCCCGGCAATCCCCTTGGCTGCAATCGGTGCCGGCATGATCCTGCGTGTTCTGTTCGTCTTTCTCCTGAGCGCCTGGCTGCAGGTTGCGGTTGCGGCGTTGCCCATTCCCGAGAACGGCCCGGTATTGCGCATTCAGGGTTCCAACACCATCGGCGCGGCGCTCGGCCCGGCGTTGGTGGAAGGCCTGCTTCACAATCAGGGGCTGTTGAAAGTCCACAGCGAAACCCCTGACACCGCCAACGAACAACGGGTCGTCGGCCTCACAGCTCAAGGCCAAAGAGTCGTGGTGGAGATCGCCGCCCACGGTTCGAGCACCGGTTTCACTGCACTCAAGAACGCCAGCGCCGACCTCGCCGCCTCGTCGCGCCCGATCAAGGACAGCGAACTGCTGAACCTGCAAGCCCGGGGCGATCTGAAAAGCCCCGATGCCGAGCAGGTTATCGCCATCGATGGCCTGGCGATCATCCTCCATCCCGACAATCCGCTGAATCAACTGAACACCGAACAACTGGCGCGGATCTTCAGTGGCGAGGCGAAGACGTGGGAAGACGTCGGCGGCAAGGGTGGGACGATTCATTTATATGCGCGGGATGATCAGTCCGGTACGTACGACACTTTCAAGGAACTTGTCCTCAGTCGTCGTGGGAAATCCCTGAGCAATGCCGCGAAACGGTTCGAATCCAGCGAGCAGTTGTCCGACGCCGTCAGTGCCGATCCGCAGGCCATCGGTTTTATCGGCCTGCCCTATGTGCGCCAGGCCAGGGCCGTGGCGATTGTCGACGGGCAATCCCAGGCGATGCTGCCACTCGCCAGCCTGATCGCCACCGAAGACTATCCACTGTCGCGGCGGCTGTTCTTCTATCTGCCGCCCGACAGCAACAATCCCTGGGCCAGGGCGTTGGTGGAGTTTGCGCAGAGCCGCCAGGGTCAGGCGATTGTCGCGGCCAACGGTTTTATCGCCCAGACCGTGCAGGCCATCGCCGTCACGCCGAATGCGCTGATGCCCGAGGGTTATCAATCCCTCAGCCGCCACGCCCAGCGTCTGACCGTGAACTTCCGATTCGAGGAAGGCAGCGCCAGCCTCGACAACAAGGCCCGCCAGGATCTGGCCCGGGTGTTCGACTATATAAAGCACCACGACAAGACCGACCGCGCGGTAACACTGGTGGGCTTCGGCGACGCCAAGGACGACCCGGCACGGGCGGATTTGCTGTCGAAGCTGCGGGCGATGGCGGTACGCCGAGAGTTGGTGAAAAACGGCGTGGTATTGCGCGAAGTGCGGGGGTTTGGCGCACTGATGCCGGTGGCAACCAACAGCGGGGATGAAGGCAGGATCAAGAATCGGCGGGTTGAGGTTTGGGTTTACTGAACCTCCCCGATCGTTCCCACGCAGAGCCGTGATCGCTCCCACGCAGTACGCTGATCGTTCCCACGCTCCGCGTGGGAATGCATACCGTGACGCTCCGCGTCACAGTGGACGCAGAGCGTCCATGGCTGCGTTACCACGCAGAGCGTGGGAACGATCAGGGCTGACGCGGAATGTCTGTAATCAGCGCTCGCTACGCAGCATTTCCTTCGGCACATACTTGCCGATCTCGAACTTGCCGATCGCCGCGCGGTGCACTTCGTCCGGGCCGTCGGCCAGACGCAGGGTACGTTGCATGGCGTACATGTAGGCCAGCGGGAAATCGTTCGACACCCCTGCCCCGCCATGAATCTGGATCGCCCGGTCAATCACCCGCAACGCGACGTTCGGTGCCACGACCTTGATCTGCGCAATCTCGCTCTTGGCGACCTTGTTACCCACGGTGTCCATCATGTACGCCGCTTTCAGGGTCAGCAGACGCGCCATGTCGATTTCCATCCGCGAGTCGGCAATCTTGTCGACGTTACCGCCCAGACGCGCCAGCGGTTTGCCGAACGCGGTGCGGCTTACCGAACGTTTGCACATCAGTTCCAGTGCGCGCTCGGCCATGCCGATCGAACGCATGCAGTGGTGAATCCGGCCTGGGCCAAGGCGACCTTGTGCAATTTCGAAGCCGCGTCCTTCACCGAGCAGGACGTTTTCGTACGGCACCCGCACGTTGTCGAACAGCACTTCGGCGTGACCGTGCGGTGCGTCGTCGTAACCGAACACCGGCAGCGGACGGATAATCTTCACGCCGGGGGTGTCGACCGGCACGAGGATCATCGAGTGCTGGGCATGACGCGGGGCGTCGGGGTTGCTCAGGCCCATGAAGATCAGGATCTTGCAGCGCGGATCGCAGGCGCCGGAGGTCCAC includes these proteins:
- a CDS encoding substrate-binding domain-containing protein, with the protein product MILRVLFVFLLSAWLQVAVAALPIPENGPVLRIQGSNTIGAALGPALVEGLLHNQGLLKVHSETPDTANEQRVVGLTAQGQRVVVEIAAHGSSTGFTALKNASADLAASSRPIKDSELLNLQARGDLKSPDAEQVIAIDGLAIILHPDNPLNQLNTEQLARIFSGEAKTWEDVGGKGGTIHLYARDDQSGTYDTFKELVLSRRGKSLSNAAKRFESSEQLSDAVSADPQAIGFIGLPYVRQARAVAIVDGQSQAMLPLASLIATEDYPLSRRLFFYLPPDSNNPWARALVEFAQSRQGQAIVAANGFIAQTVQAIAVTPNALMPEGYQSLSRHAQRLTVNFRFEEGSASLDNKARQDLARVFDYIKHHDKTDRAVTLVGFGDAKDDPARADLLSKLRAMAVRRELVKNGVVLREVRGFGALMPVATNSGDEGRIKNRRVEVWVY
- a CDS encoding acyl-CoA dehydrogenase, producing the protein MDFAYSPKVQELRERVTAFMDTYVYPAEAVFERQVAEGDRWQPTAIMEELKAKAKAEGLWNLFLPESELGAGLTNLEYAPLAEIMGRSLLGPEPFNCSAPDTGNMEVLVRYANEEQKQRWLEPLLRGEIRSAFAMTEPDVASSDATNMAARAVRDGDEWVINGKKWWTSGACDPRCKILIFMGLSNPDAPRHAQHSMILVPVDTPGVKIIRPLPVFGYDDAPHGHAEVLFDNVRVPYENVLLGEGRGFEIAQGRLGPGRIHHCMRSIGMAERALELMCKRSVSRTAFGKPLARLGGNVDKIADSRMEIDMARLLTLKAAYMMDTVGNKVAKSEIAQIKVVAPNVALRVIDRAIQIHGGAGVSNDFPLAYMYAMQRTLRLADGPDEVHRAAIGKFEIGKYVPKEMLRSER